The Acidobacteriaceae bacterium nucleotide sequence GTGCGTCGCGGATGATGATGTGAACTGCGGTGAAAGCGAACTGCTGCTCGTGGGGGACACGATGCGTCTTACGGTGCGCGGCCTCAAGGCCAGATCGTCCACCCCTGTAACGGCGGAGGTGATGTTCGATAGAGCTGCAGGCAAAGTCAGCGCCGCAGTGTTGGCGATATGCTCTTTGCCTTCTACGCTAACGCGTTGGATTTTCGTTTGGAATGCGGCTTGCGCCGTGGCTACCGTTCCCGAAAAACGCACATACTGGCCACCCCGGCCAATACTCTTCACGGTGAAGCCCTGTGCCTTCAACCACGCCTGGGCCTTGGCCAGGTCCGCGTCCGCTACGCCGAACTGTGCGCGGAAGGTTTCCGGTGTGAGCCACTGGTGATAACGCGCAGAGTGCGGGTTTTGCTGGTCGGCGAGCAGTTGAACAAGCGCCTGGCTTTGGGCATTCGTCATGCTGAAACGCAGGCTCATGTTTGGCAGCATGTCCTCAGAGGCAGCCGCTCCAAGGACGGTTGCTGAACGTAGACGAGGCGATACGCTTCCGCTTACAACGGAACGTGAACTGTTATCGACAGCACCGACGCGGACCGCTGGGCCAACCTGTGTGAATGCCGACGGGCAAGCAGAGAGAACGGTTACGACAATTGCCGACAGCACCCACCGTTTACACGTCGGAACAAGCCCCTGCATCGCCATATGCTTCCTGCAATCCATGATTTTGAAGTCTTACTACGTCTAGACGACGGACAAGGTCCATCGGGTGACGCTGCCACGAGTCTGGTGAAGAATTCAACTATATCTACAGTCCGGTGGTGTGGGCTGCCTACTGAATCGTCACCTGGAAGTAGGCTGTGTGTTTATTAGTGGTGACGCCATCTGTTCCCGCAGCGGTGATCGTGAACTGTTGCGCACCGGAAGGTGTTCCTCCGCTGGAAGAAGAGCCGCCGCCGCCCGTAGACGTCTCCGAGCGGACGGTGGTGCATCCCCCGGTTGTTCCCAGAACGAAGATAGCCATTGCCAATGCTGCGAGCTGAAGCCAGCGAACGCGACGGCGTCGGATGAATCCCAGCAGCAGAGCGCCAAGCCCGGCCACGCCTGCGAACGCGATATCGCGTCGTCCGCTATGAAGCGCGGCGGTTGCTGCTGTCGTCGTAATCGTCATAGTGGCGACGCCGCCTCCGCCTGTCAGAACGCTGGGCGAGAAGCTGCAGGTTGTTGCTGTTCCTGCTGGCGGTGTGCAGGCAAGAACAACGCTGCCGGTAAAGCCATATTGCGGAGCGACGGTAGCGAGTGCGGTTACGGTCTGGCCCTTGGTTGTCGTGGCGCTCGACGGCGAAAACACGACGCTGTAATCCTGGATCGTCACAGCGACCGCCGTGGCCGTGGATGTGGTGAAGGAGGTGGAACCGGCGAAGACCGCAAGAATCGTATGCGTGCCTGCCTTCAATCCCGTGGTCTGGAAGGACGTGAAGGCGGAGGACACTCCGCCCTGCGTGAGAGCGGCAGAACCAAGCAGCGTTTGAATGCCGCCGAAGGTGTCGTAGAAGTTCACGGTTCCGGTGGGAATGCCCGGGCTGGTGTTCGTCGTTGTTGCTACAGAGCTGACCACGACGGTGAAGATCTCGTTCGCACCCTGCAACGCGGTCGTGTAGTTCGGGGTGAGGGTGGACGTCGTATCTACCGTGGCTGCCGCAATCGTTGCCACCGTGGAGGTGCTGCTGCCGCAGTTCGTATCGCCCGCATACACCGCGTAGACGGTGTTCTTCGTGCTCGACGGAAGCGTAAGCGTGTAGGTGGCTGAGTTGGAGCTGAGAGCCGCTGAGCCTGCGGAGGCCCCATTGACGTAGAACGTTACGGCGCCTGTGCAGGTTGCGTTTGTCGTTCCAGACGCAAAGGCTACATAGGCTGTCAGGGTCTCAAGACCACCTGTGACGATGGTCGTTGGGGAAACATTCAGGCTTGTGACCGTGGCGACCTTGGTCACTTGCAGGGCTGCTGTTGCGCTAAGTCCTGTGCAGCTGAAGTTCGTTCCTGTGCAGGTGGCTGTGACGGTGTAGATTCCCACGGCCGGCGCGGTAATACTCGTAGTCGCTGTCGCGGTGGTGGTGCTTGTCGTCGTGAGTGTGCCGACGTAGGTGATGGCGGCTGCGCCAGAGTTGGGCGTCAAGGTCCAGGTCACGGTGCCGGCGGGGCCGGTTGTTCCACTGGTTGGTGTGGCCGTTAGCGTGGTCGTCAACGTCACCGTCGAACCATAGGTAACGCTTTGCGGGCTGACGGTCAGCGTGAATTGGCTGGTCGAGGAAGAAACCGTTACGGAAGCTGCAACGGCAGACACACTGGCTGCGTAGGTGGTGTCTCCACCGTAGCTTGCCGTAATGCTCTGCACGCCCGCTGTCGTCAACGCAGTGGTGAGAGTTGCTACCCCTGCGGCGTTCAATGTTCCTGTGCCCAGTACGCCCTGGGTCGCGGACGTGAACGTGACTGTTCCGGTTGGGATGACCGTGTTCGTCGCCGTCGGCACAACAGTTGCGGTCAGCGTCACGCTGCCGCCGGTTGTTACCGTTGAGGCGCTCGACGCGATGGTTGTCGTGGACGCCACAGTTCCTGAAGACGCGGCCGTCGCAACAGCCGCGCTGGTGCTGGTCGTGTAATTGGTGTCGCCCGAGTACACCGCGTAGTAGGTGTGGGCGGTCGTGCTGCTCAGAACCGTTGAGGTAAAGGCCGCGCTGGCGGTCGTTCCACTTACCGACAGGCTGGCTGCGGGAGTCAGTGCGGCGCCATCCTGATAGAACGTGACCGTGCCCGTGGGGGTGGATGTTCCCGTGAAGGCGACCGTCGCCATCAGGGTCGTGAGCTTGCCACTGACTGGAGGATTGGGGCTGACGGTCATCGCGGTGGTGGTCGTTGAGGAGGTAGAGGCCGCCGTCGTTACCGCAGTGCTTGTGCTCGTCGAAAAGTTCGTATCGCCCGAGTACACCGCATAGAAGGAGTGAGCCGTGGTTCCTGAGAGCGCGGTTGAGGTGAACGTTGCAACACCGCTGGTTACGGTTGCGGTTGGAGTAAGCGCTGCTCCGTCCTGATAGAAGGTCACAGTACCGCTCGGCGTGGTTGTTCCACTGGCGGTATAGCCAATGGTGGCCTTGAGCGTCGTTACGCTTCCGCTCACGGGAGGATTCGGCGTGATCGCCATCGTTGTCGTTGTCGTGGCGGCGGTGCTGGAGTTCGTTGTAACCGTTGCGCTCGTGCTGGTGGTGTAATTCGTATCGCCCGAGTACTTCGCGTAGAACGTGTGGGCAATGGTCGAGGAGAGACCTGAGGAGGTATAGGTCGCGACGCCATTGCTTACCGTAGCTGTCGGTACCAGTGCCGTTCCATCCTGATAGAAGGTGACGCTTCCTGTCGGCGTGGTGGATCCGCTGGCTGTGTAGCCGATCGTCGCCGTGAGCGTGGTCACGCTTCCGCTCACCGGAGGATTGGGGCTGACGGTCATCGTTGTTGTTGTGGAGGCCGTTGTTACGGCGGCTGTCGCAACGGAGGGTGAGTTACTCGTGGCATACGTCGTATCACCGGAGTACGCGGCGTAGTAGGTATGCGCGGTCGTGCTGCTGAGCGTGGTGGAGGTGTACGTGGCAACACCGTTCACCAGCGTTCCGGTAGGCGTAAGCGCAACCCCATCCTGATAGAACGTTACCGTTCCCGTGGGCGTGGTTGTCGAGCTGGTCGCTCCGGAAGCGACGGTCGCGGTGAGGGTCGTCGTCGAGCCGCTGACCGGAGGATTCGGGCTTACGGCGAGCGTGGTCGCTGAAGTCGTTGTGCCGGTGGTGATCTGTGCGTTCGAGGTCGTACTGAGATAGTTCGAGTCGCCATCATAAGTGGCCACGTAAGTATGGCTGGTCGAAGAAGGTGTTGTTACGGTCAGCGTCGCGGAGGCTGATGTGCCGGTGCCTGACAGTGTTGCCGAGCCGAGCGTAACTCCGCTGTCGGCCACGGAGATGTTTCCTACAGGTGTTGGGTAGCTTGCGCCCAGTCCTGCGACCGTGACAGTGAACGTCGTCGAGGTTCCACTGACTACCGAGGACAGCGTCGCTGTGGGTGTTCCCTGCGTCACGGTTACGTTCGCCTGAACCGGCGTGTAGCAGGTGAAGTCCGTGCTGGTTGGCGTGCAACCCGCAAGTACCACCGTGCTTCCAGCCTTCAGCGAGGGAGCCGACACCGTTGCTGTCGCCGTGCCGTTCGATCCTGAGAGCGGTGCGGTGTACGTGTTGGTATCGCTTGTTCCCTGCGGCGCTAATGTTGCCGTTCCTGTTGGCGTGCCGACGCCCGATGCGGAGCTAACGGAGATGGCTACCGACATCTGGTCGCCAAGCTTCACACTTCCTGCTGGCGTCGCCGTGATCGTCGCAGCCTCCGGAGCAATGGAGAAGCCGGTCGAGGAGCTGGAGGCGGCGTAATTGGTGTCGCCGGAGTACGCCGCCGACACGGTGTAGCTCCAGTTTGCCGCCAGAGTCTTCGTGGTGATCGTGGCGGTGCCGTTGCTCAGCGTCACGGGACCGAGCGTCGTTCCCGTGCTCATCGTGTAGGTGACTGTGCCGGTCGGCACTACGCCATTTCCCTGCCCGGAGGTGTCCTTCACCGTGGAGGTGAATGTGATGCTCTGGCCGTGGGTGGCTCCCGGGTTATCGAGAGTGACCGAGGTGTCGGTGCTGTATGTCCCACGCGGGTAGAGCTTGGCCAGCTCCGCGAGGTTCAACGTGCCCAGTCCCGTATCCGGCTCCCAGCGCCCTGGGGTTGTCGTGGAGGTGTCGTCTGGCTGCGTAAAGAGCCCTGCCGATGGAGCGAGTTCGTAGATCGTTGCAGCTACGTTGCCGAGTCTTGCTGCGGATCCGTCCGACGTCGCAGGCATTTCGCTGAGAATCTGCTCAAACGTTGCGGCCAACGCATCGATGCTGGAAACCGTGACGTCCGGGATGTGGCGCAGCCCGTCATCGGGCACACCGGAAGCCGTCTGCCATGTGGGACGAAGCTCGTCTGCGAGTGTTCCTAGTTCACCGGTCGGTGTCACAATCGCGGCGAGGCCTTCAGAGAAAGCAGCCGGCAGGCCCGTGTCTGCGGTCGTCCCCCCAGCCTCTGCCAGAACTGTGATGCCCTGTGCTGCGGCCTCTTTCAATAGATAGTGAAGAGCCGTCTGCTCGCCGTCGGTGAACTGCGAGGCACTCGCGGCAGAGTGGATGGTCAATACCCGCGCGGTATTTCCTTCGATCGCTGTCGCCAGATCTTCGAGCGAACCCCGTCCGCTGGCTGTAACGGCGGTACCGTCTGCAAGCAGCGTGAACGGATGCGCCTCCGGCACGGTTTGTACGCCGGTTATGGACTCCGTCAACGTCTCTAAATCCGTCGGTGTGGTGATCTCTTCGGTTTCGGCCGTGTAGAGCTGTCCGGCGAGACTGACCTGATGCAATCCTCCGCCAAAGGAGGACGAAAACTTAGACCTGGTCGCTGAGAGCTCGACGTGCAGACCTGTCGAGGATTCGACCTTCAGGCCTTTCTTCGCGGCATAAGCGGAGATCGTGGCCAACTGATCGCTGGTCGCTCCATATTGGCTGGTGAACTGCGCTGGCGTCAGCCATTGGTGATAGCTCGCAGAGCCGGGTGTGCCCTGGTCAGCCAGAAGTTGATCGAGCGCGGCCTGACGTGCAGCCGTGGGTTTTACAAACAGCGCGGCCTTTACCGGCGTACTTGCAGGCAAAACGCCCAGGTCCGTCGAGCCTGCGGGCAGGCTGAGAGACTGGGCAAAAAGTGGCGCAGACAGTCCTAGGGCAAGAACCGCCGCCAACCACCGAGAAGACCGGCAAGTACGCGGGAGATAGATCATAGGCAGACCTGATAAGTGTCGCGTCCGGGTGACTGGAAAGGCAAGAATCAAGAGAGCCACGAGCAACTCTTCTGTGGAAAACAGGTTCGCATCTCGCAAATCGTTCCTTTGATCGAACAATTTCCCGTTCTCGTTCGTCTATCGTTTTGTTGCCGAATGAAATATCTCATCCCTTTCCCCATCGCCCGCCTTGCCGCACTGGCTCTTGCTGTCGGCCTGCCCACCACGCTTTGGTCACAAACAGGCTCCACCGCTCCCAAGGATTCGTATGAGCAGTCGCTGGCCACTCGAACAACGGTCAAGGTACTGCCGAACGGTCTGACGATCATCATCAGTGAGCGCCACGAAGCGCCGGTTTTCAGCTTCCACACGACGATCAACGCCGGTTCGGCGAACGATCCTTCGGGTGAAAGCGGCCTGGCGCACATGTTTGAACACATCGCGTTCAAGGGCACGACCGAGATCGGCACGAAGGACTTCGAAAAGGAGAAGGTCGCGCTCGCCAATGTGGAGAAGACCAACGACCTCTACGAGGCAGAGTTGCATAACCCGCTCGGCACCAACCCGCAGCGGCTGGCCATGCTCAAGAAGATGTTCGACGATGCGGTGGCGGACGCGCAGAAGTACGTCGTTCCGAACCAATTCTCCGATCTTGCCGAGTCCAACGGCGCTGTCGGGTTGAACGCCGAGACCTCGGAGGACTCCACCGACTACTTCTGGTCGATGCCGTCGAACCGTCTTGAGCTGTGGGCTTATCTGGAGAGCTCACGCATCGGCTGGCCTGTTGCCCGCGAGTTCTACAAGGAGCGCGACGTAGTCAATGAAGAACGCCGGATGCGGATCGACTCGTCCCCACAGGGGCGCCTCGTGGAAGAGTTCCTCGCTGCGGCGTACATGGCGCATCCTTACGGCCGTCCCGGCGTTGGCTGGGAGTCAGACATCACGCAGGTCACCGCTACCGAAGCCGCGGCGTTCCATAAGAAGTACTACGTTCCTTCGAACATCGTTGTGGCGCTGGTGGGCGACATCGACCCAAAGACCGCCCTGCCGATGCTGGAGAAGTACTTTGGCCGCATCCCTGCAGGCCCGGCGCCGAAGCCCCTCGTCACCGTGGAGCCGAAGCAGAACGCTGAGCGCGACGTAGTGCTGCATGAGCGCACGCAACCCATGTTCCTCGAGGGCTACCACCGTCCGGACTTCCACTCTCCTGACGATGCGACCTTCTCTGCCATCCAGGACATCTTCTCGAACGGCCGCACCTCGCGTCTCTACCGTTCGCTGGTGCGCGACCAACATCTCGCACAGGTTGCGGAAGGCTTCTCCGGCTTCCCCGGTCAGAAGTATCCCAGCATGTTTGCGTTCTATGCGATTCCCCTCTCAGGCCACACGGCAGAGGAGATGGCTCCGGCGATCCAGAAGGAGCTTGATCGTCTGAAGACGGAAGATGTTTCCGACGCTGAGCTCGAGCGCTTCAAGGCTTCCGCCCGCGCCGGGCTGCTTCGCTCTCTCGGTGACAATGCAACGCTTGCGGCCCAGCTGGCCGACTATCAGACCCGCTTCGGCGATTGGAAACACATGTTTGAAGACCTTGCAGAGATTGACGCTGTGACCAAGGCGGACATTCGCCGCGTCGCACAGCAAACGTTTGTGCCCTCCAACCGCACGACGGCACGCATCGAGTTTCAGGCCCCATCTGCTCCGGCAGTAGCAGGAGGTGCACGATGAACTTCACCAAGCTCGCGGCCTCTTTCGTTCTTGTTGCCAGTACCGTCGCCGTCTTTGCGCAGGATTATCCCCACGCGCAGCAGCCGTGGACACACATCGCCACGCCGCCCCTGCGTGGCTTCCACCCCGCAAAGCCGACGCGCATTCAACTACCGAACGGCGTACAGATATTCCTCGAAGAGGACCATGAACTGCCATTCATCTCGGGCTTCATCCGTGTGCGTGGCGGAGCGCGAGACGAACCGGCGGACAAGCTCGGGCTCGTCTCACTCTACGGTCAGGCATGGCGCACCTCTGGCACGTCTTCCACGCCCGGCGATCAACTCGACGACCAGCTTGCGCTGAAGGCCGCCTCCATCGAAACCGGTGGCGGGCAGGCCTCGACGTATGTGACCTGGAACAGCTTCACGAAGGACTTTGACTCGACCTTCGCCTCTGCCATCGACCTGCTGCTACATCCGAAGTTCCAAGAGCAGAAAGTTGAGCTGGCAAAGCGTTCGATGATGACCTCCATCCTCCGCCGTAACGATGACGCCGCTTCCATTGCAGCGCGTGAAGCGGTCGAGATTGCGTACGGCCGGACGAATCCTTACGGCCGCGAAGCCCAGTTGGCAACGGTGTCGTCCATCACGCTGGACGATCTCGATGCGTGGCACAAGCGCACAGTCGTTGGCTCGAACCTTATCGTTGGCCTCGTTGGCGACTTCGACTCCAAAGAGGTAGAGGCGAAGCTGAAAGCCGCGTTTGAGCCAATCCCGCGCGGAGAGAAGCTGCCTGCACCGGTGGTGACCTTCAGTGCTCCAAAGCCGGGCGTGTACTTCGCAGCGAAGAGCGATGTCGATCAATCGAACATCTACCTCGTCGGCCTTGGCACGGAGCAGTCGAACCCCGACTACTACGCGCTTACGGTGATGAACGAGATCTTCTCAGGCGGTTTCGCGTCCCGCGTCGTTCAGAACGTCCGGACGCGGCTTGGCCTGGCGTACGACGTAGGCGGCTCTTTTGGGGCGGCGTACGATCATCCCGGCCTCTTCGCCATCAATGCCGGAACCCGCTCGAACAAGACGGTTGCAGCCACACAGGCGATTCTGGACGAGGTCCGCAAACTTCGCACCGAGCCGCCTACGGAAGCGGAACTTCGCCGCGCCAAGGACGATCTCCTGAACAGCTTCGTCTTCCGCTACGACGATACGGAGAAGATCCTCGGCGAGCAGGTCACGTTGGCCGTCTACGACTACCCTGCCGACTTCCTGGAGCGTTACCGCACCGGTGTGGAGAAGGTAACGGTTGCGGATATCGAGCGTGTCGCGCAGAAGTACGTTCAACCGGAGAAGCTGGCGACCGTGGTCGTGGGCAATCCAGCTGAAATCGACCCGCCCCTGACCAACCTCGGCCCGGTGACGAAGCTCGACATCGCCATCCCCGGTGCGCCAAAAGAGTAGTTTCGCCAGGAGTACAACTGACGCCAAGGACTTGCTAAACTAGTCCTTGGCGTCAGTTTTCTTTGCGCCACTAATTGGAGAAAAGACACACCATGTCGCAGAACAACGGCACTTCCCCCTCGCTTCGACTCAAGACCGGCCTCGCTGAAATGCTCAAAGGCGGCGTCATTATGGACGTCATGGACGTCGAGCAGGCGCGTATCGCGGAAGAAGCCGGAGCTATCTCGGTGATGGCGCTTGAGCGTGTACCGGCAATGATCCGCGCCGAAGGCGGCGTAGCTCGCATGGCAAACCCCGGGCTGATCAAGCAGATCATGCAGGTTGTCAATATCCCGGTAATGGCGAAAGCCCGCATCGGGCACTTCGTCGAAGCGCAGATTCTGCAGGAACTCGGCGTCGATTTCATCGACGAGAGCGAGGTCCTCACGCCCGCTGACGAGCAGTTCCACATCGACAAGCATGCTTTCAAGACGCCGTTCGTTTGCGGCGCGAAGAACCTCGGTGAAGCTCTCCGTCGCATCGCGGAAGGCGCAGCGATGATCCGCACCAAGGGCGAGCCCGGCACGGGCGACGTCGTTCACGCGGTTACGCACATGCGCACTATCGTGCGCGAGATGAAGGCTCTCACCGTACTCGACGATACCGAGCTTTATCACGCTGCCAAGAACCTGCAGGCCCCGTACGAATTGGTTCGCATGGTCGCTAAGGAAGGTAAGCTGCCGGTACCGAACTT carries:
- a CDS encoding Ig-like domain repeat protein, whose amino-acid sequence is MIYLPRTCRSSRWLAAVLALGLSAPLFAQSLSLPAGSTDLGVLPASTPVKAALFVKPTAARQAALDQLLADQGTPGSASYHQWLTPAQFTSQYGATSDQLATISAYAAKKGLKVESSTGLHVELSATRSKFSSSFGGGLHQVSLAGQLYTAETEEITTPTDLETLTESITGVQTVPEAHPFTLLADGTAVTASGRGSLEDLATAIEGNTARVLTIHSAASASQFTDGEQTALHYLLKEAAAQGITVLAEAGGTTADTGLPAAFSEGLAAIVTPTGELGTLADELRPTWQTASGVPDDGLRHIPDVTVSSIDALAATFEQILSEMPATSDGSAARLGNVAATIYELAPSAGLFTQPDDTSTTTPGRWEPDTGLGTLNLAELAKLYPRGTYSTDTSVTLDNPGATHGQSITFTSTVKDTSGQGNGVVPTGTVTYTMSTGTTLGPVTLSNGTATITTKTLAANWSYTVSAAYSGDTNYAASSSSTGFSIAPEAATITATPAGSVKLGDQMSVAISVSSASGVGTPTGTATLAPQGTSDTNTYTAPLSGSNGTATATVSAPSLKAGSTVVLAGCTPTSTDFTCYTPVQANVTVTQGTPTATLSSVVSGTSTTFTVTVAGLGASYPTPVGNISVADSGVTLGSATLSGTGTSASATLTVTTPSSTSHTYVATYDGDSNYLSTTSNAQITTGTTTSATTLAVSPNPPVSGSTTTLTATVASGATSSTTTPTGTVTFYQDGVALTPTGTLVNGVATYTSTTLSSTTAHTYYAAYSGDTTYATSNSPSVATAAVTTASTTTTMTVSPNPPVSGSVTTLTATIGYTASGSTTPTGSVTFYQDGTALVPTATVSNGVATYTSSGLSSTIAHTFYAKYSGDTNYTTSTSATVTTNSSTAATTTTTMAITPNPPVSGSVTTLKATIGYTASGTTTPSGTVTFYQDGAALTPTATVTSGVATFTSTALSGTTAHSFYAVYSGDTNFSTSTSTAVTTAASTSSTTTTAMTVSPNPPVSGKLTTLMATVAFTGTSTPTGTVTFYQDGAALTPAASLSVSGTTASAAFTSTVLSSTTAHTYYAVYSGDTNYTTSTSAAVATAASSGTVASTTTIASSASTVTTGGSVTLTATVVPTATNTVIPTGTVTFTSATQGVLGTGTLNAAGVATLTTALTTAGVQSITASYGGDTTYAASVSAVAASVTVSSSTSQFTLTVSPQSVTYGSTVTLTTTLTATPTSGTTGPAGTVTWTLTPNSGAAAITYVGTLTTTSTTTATATTSITAPAVGIYTVTATCTGTNFSCTGLSATAALQVTKVATVTSLNVSPTTIVTGGLETLTAYVAFASGTTNATCTGAVTFYVNGASAGSAALSSNSATYTLTLPSSTKNTVYAVYAGDTNCGSSTSTVATIAAATVDTTSTLTPNYTTALQGANEIFTVVVSSVATTTNTSPGIPTGTVNFYDTFGGIQTLLGSAALTQGGVSSAFTSFQTTGLKAGTHTILAVFAGSTSFTTSTATAVAVTIQDYSVVFSPSSATTTKGQTVTALATVAPQYGFTGSVVLACTPPAGTATTCSFSPSVLTGGGGVATMTITTTAATAALHSGRRDIAFAGVAGLGALLLGFIRRRRVRWLQLAALAMAIFVLGTTGGCTTVRSETSTGGGGSSSSGGTPSGAQQFTITAAGTDGVTTNKHTAYFQVTIQ
- a CDS encoding pitrilysin family protein, which encodes MKYLIPFPIARLAALALAVGLPTTLWSQTGSTAPKDSYEQSLATRTTVKVLPNGLTIIISERHEAPVFSFHTTINAGSANDPSGESGLAHMFEHIAFKGTTEIGTKDFEKEKVALANVEKTNDLYEAELHNPLGTNPQRLAMLKKMFDDAVADAQKYVVPNQFSDLAESNGAVGLNAETSEDSTDYFWSMPSNRLELWAYLESSRIGWPVAREFYKERDVVNEERRMRIDSSPQGRLVEEFLAAAYMAHPYGRPGVGWESDITQVTATEAAAFHKKYYVPSNIVVALVGDIDPKTALPMLEKYFGRIPAGPAPKPLVTVEPKQNAERDVVLHERTQPMFLEGYHRPDFHSPDDATFSAIQDIFSNGRTSRLYRSLVRDQHLAQVAEGFSGFPGQKYPSMFAFYAIPLSGHTAEEMAPAIQKELDRLKTEDVSDAELERFKASARAGLLRSLGDNATLAAQLADYQTRFGDWKHMFEDLAEIDAVTKADIRRVAQQTFVPSNRTTARIEFQAPSAPAVAGGAR
- a CDS encoding pitrilysin family protein, producing MNFTKLAASFVLVASTVAVFAQDYPHAQQPWTHIATPPLRGFHPAKPTRIQLPNGVQIFLEEDHELPFISGFIRVRGGARDEPADKLGLVSLYGQAWRTSGTSSTPGDQLDDQLALKAASIETGGGQASTYVTWNSFTKDFDSTFASAIDLLLHPKFQEQKVELAKRSMMTSILRRNDDAASIAAREAVEIAYGRTNPYGREAQLATVSSITLDDLDAWHKRTVVGSNLIVGLVGDFDSKEVEAKLKAAFEPIPRGEKLPAPVVTFSAPKPGVYFAAKSDVDQSNIYLVGLGTEQSNPDYYALTVMNEIFSGGFASRVVQNVRTRLGLAYDVGGSFGAAYDHPGLFAINAGTRSNKTVAATQAILDEVRKLRTEPPTEAELRRAKDDLLNSFVFRYDDTEKILGEQVTLAVYDYPADFLERYRTGVEKVTVADIERVAQKYVQPEKLATVVVGNPAEIDPPLTNLGPVTKLDIAIPGAPKE
- the pdxS gene encoding pyridoxal 5'-phosphate synthase lyase subunit PdxS; amino-acid sequence: MSQNNGTSPSLRLKTGLAEMLKGGVIMDVMDVEQARIAEEAGAISVMALERVPAMIRAEGGVARMANPGLIKQIMQVVNIPVMAKARIGHFVEAQILQELGVDFIDESEVLTPADEQFHIDKHAFKTPFVCGAKNLGEALRRIAEGAAMIRTKGEPGTGDVVHAVTHMRTIVREMKALTVLDDTELYHAAKNLQAPYELVRMVAKEGKLPVPNFSAGGIATPADAALMMQLGAETVFVGSGIFMKDGATPLDLTPGGKEREEAISRARAIVIAATHFSDAKIVADASEQVKGHMKGLAAAAIEEKDRMQTRGW